TTTTTGGCGGACAAAAAATTTCCAAACGTTTGCCTTACTTTCGCGGAAACGGATTGGAGCCGGAATCCAGGGCTTTGATACGACTGGTTCATGAATTTTTTTTCGAAGTAAAAAATGCGATACTTCCGATTTTAGATTTACATTCTGGTTTTGGAACGATCGATAACGTGTGGTGGCCTTACGCATATACAAAATATCCTTGTCCAGATACTTCTTTGTATCAAAACATCGGAGAACATTTAAGACATCATTGTGGACATATTCATTTTCAATACGGCCCTCAAAGTGAAACCTACACTACACATGGAGATCTTTGGGATAAACTCTATGACCAATATAGGGACTATCACAAAAATTCTTTGAACTGGAATTCTAAATTTCTTCCTTTGACCTTGGAAGTGGGAACTTGGTCGGATCTTAGAGAAGATCCTTCTAAGCTGTTTCGTAAACGAGGGATTTTTAATCCGGCTTCGTTTAACAAAATTGAAACGATAGGAAGATATAGAGGTTTTCTCCGGGACTTTGTTCGTTTGGGATCTATGAAACCGAAAGATATGTGGTAGTTTCAAAAATTCATTCTGTTGTTTTTGAAAAGTTTAATTAACGTGAGCAGGGCGTAAGAAAACCAGATCGAGCTCTTTAGCTCTGGTCAATAAATTGCATACAAGAAACGTAATATAATACGAATTTACATAATGTTCGTTCGACTTTGGGCGGCTCTTGCCAGAGTGTATTATGAAAGCGAGTTTTAAGTTTGTGGGTTAATAGAAAAGCAGTTGAAACTGCGTAAAAATAAAAATGTTTCTTCAATAAAATTACTAAAGAATTTCTTTGATGCCGAACTCAAATATTTCCGTTGGCGTTAAAAGACTGAGAACGATTCTTCCTAGATCTTTTTCTTCCGGGAAACCGAACATTTCTCCGGGGTGAACGTATATTTTTTTTTCTTTTAATAAGCGAAGTGCGTATTTCTCTTCGGGAAAAAATTCTTCACTTTCTAAAACACAGTACCAACCTGCGTTTGGAAAATCACATCTGATTTTTTTAGAAATGTCGTTGTCGTTCAGACTTCGTTTTAAAAATAAAAGATTCCTTTGGATGCGTTTTTTGATTTGGGATTGGATGAAATTTTTCCACTGAAAAAGATCTGCGAGTACATTTTGAACGGGAGTATTTACAGAAAGATAAGTATCGGATATTAGTTCCAAATATTCTTTCGATTTTTGTTTCCAAACTTTTGGTCCGCTGAGTAAAATCCAAGATAATTTCATGCCTGGAAGACCGAGCATTTTAGAAAGACCGTTTACGTTTATAACCGGTATATCCGGATCGACCAAAGTATTATAAGACTCTGTTTCGTATGTGTAATCAGAAAAAACTTCGTCTACGATCAGAGGTAAATTATAATATTTTAAAGTATTTTTTATAGAGTAAAAGTCGGATTGGTTTAAAATGGAACCTGTAGGATTATTCGGGCTGACCGATAAAATAAGTTTACATTTTTCTAAATCTTTTGGATCTAAGTCTGAGTTTTTTAATTTCCATCCGTTTTCTTTTTTAGTAAAATAAGAAATGGTTCGAACACCTTCCATCACGGAAAGAAATTCAAACAAAGGATAACCGGGTGCCGGAATTAGAATAGAATCTCCTGGATTGCAAAATAGCTTAAACAAAAATGAATATGCTTCCGAAGAAGAGGAGGTTAAAAATAAATCATCCGGGTCTATATCCAATCCTTTCGAATTGTAGTATTCCTGAATTTTTTTTCGAGTTTCTAAGTTTCCCTGAGGATTTGGATGATAGGTAATTAAATCCGAAGTTGCAAAACTATGCCGGATTGCCTCTGTAGGGTATTGAAAATCGGTCTGTGTAGGGTTGGAAACGGTTAGATCGGAATAATAAATTCGATTTTTCTTATACTCGGATAAAATTTCAGAAAATTCATTTTCTCCTTCTTGAAATGAAAATCGAGAACTAAAACGAAACGATTCTTTCATGGGGAGCCGTTTTTGAATTTTTGAATTAGAAAAAGGATTAAAGAAATTAGAATACTAACTAAAATAGAAGTAGTCAATGGAAAGTAGAATTTAAAATTTTCCCTTTCAATACGAATATCACCCGGAAGTTTTCCTAAGTAGTTTAGGAAAGGAAATTTATTTCCGTAAAGAATAAAAAGACCGACTAACAAAAATAAGACGCCTAAAATTAAAAACGTTTTTGCAAAATTTTCCATCAACGATTTTAATTATAATCTTTATACTTTCAAAGTCAAGAATCATTCGAGAATTCGACATAATGCGAAAGGGATCGATGCGAGAAAAATTCAGCAGAACTCTTTCTACGGATCGCGTTCTAAATTGAACCTAAAGAAAATATATTGCATAACGTTTCCTGCATACACTTTATTGACCAGAGTTAAAGAGCCCGGTCCGACTTGCCCGTGGCAGCCGGATTCGCCCTGATTTTTTTACGCCGAACTTACTTTAAACAAAGTATTATTTTTATGAGTCCGAGTAGTAATTCTGCTCGAGTTATGTAAGAAAGTATCAGTATGTTGCGTTGAAACGGGATTTTTCAGTAAAAATTTATGATATTCGATTTTGTAGAACTCAGCAAGAAATCTCTATAAAATCCAAAAATAATAGAATTTTATAAAATTATAATTTTATTTAGAATCTTCGAGAATGAATTTTGCTGCTTGTTTGCTGAATGCCATAATCGTATAACTTGGATCTACGGAAACACCCGTGGGAAATACGCTGGAATCGGAAACATATAAATTTTTTAAACCGTGAACTTTGTGTTTCCAATTGACTACGGATCTAGATGGATCTTGTCCCATCCTACATCCTCCTGCGGGATGAGGTGCGGCCATCATCATAGAAGCGGGACTCAGTTCAAGTGAGTTGATTTTATCTATTTCTTTTTCGGAAAGAATTTTTGTACGTTTCAAATCCGGAAGAAGAACCCATTTGGCTCCGGCGCTGAAATTCAATTGAACTTGTTTACGAATACAATCTTTTAAAAATTCTTTTGTCAACTTTCCAAAGTTATACGTAACAGTACGTTTACCAGAAGAACTTACGGAAATATTTCCTAATTCTGAAGGAACGTCGTCTATCCACCCGATCGTACCTCCTAAATAAGGAAGTTGTTTCATGATTTCTCTATGTTCAATACCAAAACCAGGAACCAAAGCCGCAAGACTTCCGGGTTGAAGTTGATTAGCCATGATTAAAAAACCGCCTTCGATATAACTTCCGTCTTCTTTAAAACGGGCTAAACGAAATTCTTCCACGCCAAACGCGGAAGGAATGTTTCTCCATTGAACGATGGGCTCTTCGTAAAAAGCGTGAACAAAAGGAGAAGGATTGATGGCGAGATGTTCTCCAAGCGCCGGAAGTTTTTTCTTCCATCCGTTTCTAAGTAAGAATGTGGAACTACCGAAACCACCGGCAGCAATTGCAAAAACGGGAGCTTCAAATTTTAAAGTGATACTCGATTCTTTTCCAGAAGGACGATCTATCATTACCGCTTCTAAAAATTCTACTTGATCACCCTTCAGTTCCAAACGAACTGCTTTACAATCCGCGTAGATGTCTGCTCCTAAAGACATCGCTTTTGGGATGTGTGTGACTAGCTGACTTTGTTTAGCCCCATACATACAACCTTGCATACAATGACCGGATTTCTGGCAGTTCTTTCTGGCTTGTGGAACCGGGTTGCCTTCCCAACTGAGAGATTTGCAAGCCTTCTGCACAAGCTGATTCATTTTATTATAATATTCTTCTTTAGCAGGGTGAACGTTTAGGGTTTCATCTAATTCTTTCCAATGAGGATTTAAGTCTTCGGGAGAATGACTTTGAACTCCATATATTTCTTTCCAAAGTTTGAGTCTATCGTCCGGGGTTCTGTAGCTGTCTGCCCAGTAGTGAACGGAAGCTCCACCTACATTTTTTCCGTAAACTAGATTGATCGTACCAGTTGCATCAGTAGCCATATTTCTTTCTGCGGAAACTTTTCCGGCCATGTTGAGTTCATGATTGTCGAACGTTCCTGTGTGATAGTAGCCGCCTTCTTCAATCATTACCACCTTCTTTCCGTTTTTAGAAAGTTCATAAGCTAAAGTTGCACCACCACATCCAGTTCCTACGATGATTACATCCGCTTTTACGGTTCTGGAATCTCCTAGGTTCTTCCATTCGTAAACGCGGCCGCTCATAATTCCCTCAGGATTTTTTTATAATAAATTCTGGATTCACTTAATTTTTCCGGAGGATTTCCAAAAGGTCCGTCATACGAAATAGCTTTGAAAGAAGATTCATGACCGTAATAAACCAGATAAACGGGTAATTTAAGATTTGCTAATGCCGCCCGGATCGTATCGGATTCGGTCGTTTCCTGAGAAAGTAGAAAATTCTTTCGATCTTCTTCGCCTAACTTAGAAAAACGACTCCAGTATCCGCTTATCAAAGGAAGATACTCTAAAATTAGAATGAGAGATTTGAAATCATCGGAGATACTTGGATCTACGAAAAAAAATTCTTCATCTAACCTTCGAATCACTTCTGCCTTTTCAAGATCAGGAAAACCTGGTGCCGGAGGTAAAAGAGTTTGAGAGTAAGC
Above is a window of Leptospira kirschneri serovar Cynopteri str. 3522 CT DNA encoding:
- a CDS encoding DUF2905 domain-containing protein, translated to MENFAKTFLILGVLFLLVGLFILYGNKFPFLNYLGKLPGDIRIERENFKFYFPLTTSILVSILISLILFLIQKFKNGSP
- a CDS encoding pyridoxal phosphate-dependent aminotransferase: MKESFRFSSRFSFQEGENEFSEILSEYKKNRIYYSDLTVSNPTQTDFQYPTEAIRHSFATSDLITYHPNPQGNLETRKKIQEYYNSKGLDIDPDDLFLTSSSSEAYSFLFKLFCNPGDSILIPAPGYPLFEFLSVMEGVRTISYFTKKENGWKLKNSDLDPKDLEKCKLILSVSPNNPTGSILNQSDFYSIKNTLKYYNLPLIVDEVFSDYTYETESYNTLVDPDIPVINVNGLSKMLGLPGMKLSWILLSGPKVWKQKSKEYLELISDTYLSVNTPVQNVLADLFQWKNFIQSQIKKRIQRNLLFLKRSLNDNDISKKIRCDFPNAGWYCVLESEEFFPEEKYALRLLKEKKIYVHPGEMFGFPEEKDLGRIVLSLLTPTEIFEFGIKEIL
- a CDS encoding FAD-dependent oxidoreductase, producing the protein MSGRVYEWKNLGDSRTVKADVIIVGTGCGGATLAYELSKNGKKVVMIEEGGYYHTGTFDNHELNMAGKVSAERNMATDATGTINLVYGKNVGGASVHYWADSYRTPDDRLKLWKEIYGVQSHSPEDLNPHWKELDETLNVHPAKEEYYNKMNQLVQKACKSLSWEGNPVPQARKNCQKSGHCMQGCMYGAKQSQLVTHIPKAMSLGADIYADCKAVRLELKGDQVEFLEAVMIDRPSGKESSITLKFEAPVFAIAAGGFGSSTFLLRNGWKKKLPALGEHLAINPSPFVHAFYEEPIVQWRNIPSAFGVEEFRLARFKEDGSYIEGGFLIMANQLQPGSLAALVPGFGIEHREIMKQLPYLGGTIGWIDDVPSELGNISVSSSGKRTVTYNFGKLTKEFLKDCIRKQVQLNFSAGAKWVLLPDLKRTKILSEKEIDKINSLELSPASMMMAAPHPAGGCRMGQDPSRSVVNWKHKVHGLKNLYVSDSSVFPTGVSVDPSYTIMAFSKQAAKFILEDSK
- a CDS encoding M14 family zinc carboxypeptidase — its product is MLRGLKRLNRYDKKILKILKLGGKLASFSQIGFSRKTLEGFRFPIHALKIGTEKGIKEHPVGIVAGVHGLETIGILILLDFLEYILHPNSTGYLPELKKGKLGIIVLPILNPGGVALKQRSNPAGVDLMRNSGIEAVKPIPFFGGQKISKRLPYFRGNGLEPESRALIRLVHEFFFEVKNAILPILDLHSGFGTIDNVWWPYAYTKYPCPDTSLYQNIGEHLRHHCGHIHFQYGPQSETYTTHGDLWDKLYDQYRDYHKNSLNWNSKFLPLTLEVGTWSDLREDPSKLFRKRGIFNPASFNKIETIGRYRGFLRDFVRLGSMKPKDMW